The window GTTCTGTGCTATGGTCCAGCCTGCAAGATAAAGATTTCTCTTGGTTCTTAGTTGGACTCTTCCATAATTCCCACATTGAGACACTTTGTGCATTTCAGTGCACGTGAGGAGATGCTTTCAAAGAGAAAGTCCTGTCATTTGTGTGTGCGCTAATAGCGCTTTATGTTGAGCAGCGTTCCTCTTGTCTGCTTGCGGGCAGGTCACGCAGGCGGCTCCGTTTAGCTTTGCCATGGAACTACCAGCCCTGATAGTTTGTTTGGGTGCTATTAAGAAAGGGGAATGAAGTTGCACTTATTGGTGTCCTCCTTAAATCCCTAGAGCTAGTAGATTGATGGACAGCTCTTCTATACCTGTCTAGTAATAACATAAAAGTACAACCTATGAGGTCTGGATTTTAAATTAAATAACTTGCTTAGATGTAACATATTTTGAAAAtggtgttacatggctgagggTTTCCACTTTAATTTATCTGCAGCTTGTTACCATACAAAACCTAATATTTGCCCGTGGTTGCCCACCTGGCAGTATATTCTGGGTTTCCTAGAAGGATGTTACTgcttcagtgattcccaacagggggtaTGTGAGGCGTCTCCAAGGGGTTCACCAAAAACAATCAGTACTGGGGAATCCCAGGCAGTAGGGGGTTCCCGAGTCAGTGTGGGGACTGCAcgcttagtaaggccccaaacggCACCTTAGCGTGGAGGGAGTGTATTGCTGTAACTTGCAGCAAgagcttcccacaatgctttgcatccacagcagcaaggcagtGTGGGGCGTGACTGGAATCTCGCAGTGAGTGACAACTAtaaaccccccatgctgcctgcacacactgaggggcagtttggggcatTATTAACACTTTGGGCACAGGAGGCTGCAGGATTACTTGATCGCTGCAGCCTTTTACCCGGAAATCGAAGTCCTCTTCCCTACAGATTGCGTCCTGCACTCCGTGGAAACGTATCGGGGCATATGCAGGGTTAATTTCCTATTGGCCGTTTTATTTAACTTTCGGCAATGTAATTATTTGAGCCGCCGATAGATCTGTTCTCCCGTCATCGATCGGTGTAGATTCTGCTTCCCCGGGCAcgcaatatggccgcctatttccAGAGTGGAAGTGTTGTGGCTTTCTTAAGGCTGCGCCCATAGTGCAGGAGACGGCACGAGCGACGTTGCTCACACCGAaaaacactaggacgccaattTGTTTGTGTATAGTGTGCATGCACAGGGGCGACCAGAGCTAGGCACGACAACCAAGTTTGAATTTCGTGCGCGATGCctgggtcacgtgagtggttcccccaacgagggcgaaccagctctgtgatgtcagtGCTACACCCCCCCCATCGCGCAACAATGTAGGCCACGAATCTCGGCAAGTACAGATGCGCGTGACAGTCGCGCTTTTGGTCGCGTGCGTGCACTATGTCCGAGACCTAAGCTTCAGCACTATAGCAACCTATggaagcttaatacattacaaataatgAAAGTACAGAGTGGTggaaaatgcagtaagtattatttaatacaGGGGGGCGCTAActtttccctgctcccccttgCCGGCAGTCCCCTCACCTCGGCGCGTCGGCTctgtcggcatgacgtcacgttgccatagcggcataatttgacgctgcattgccatggcgacgcatctaaGAAGCCGACGGAGTCATAagtcaggtttacagaggccctgcagctcccccggcacttaatttaagtgccttcgggaagcgcgcgggcctCTAAacaccgcgccccccagtttgcacaccgctgatctAATACACCACTGATTCCTTTAAAACCCCACAGCTttttgaatgaaatgctgcttACTAAGCGCGTGCCCCCCCTATCCACGAGCGCAGcacatactgcctgggatcgttCACACAGGTTTGTTAGCGATGGTCCGAGTCTGCAATAACTTAGAAACGGTTTTGCAAAGCCCTTATTAATATCAAGGGGGGCACAGTGTAAGTAAGGCTGGGACGTGCTGGATTAGCTACTGGTACAGTATGCAGTCATAACCTTCATTGTCTCTCCTGTGCTGCAGTGTGAACCGTCTGACCTACAATGGGTTTCAAAGGTCGTCCACAAAGGCTCATTCTCCATCTGTGGAGGGGATTAACAGGGGAATAAACCAAAGTCCTTTTCCCTTTGGTATTTTTATCATTCTCTGCCACTCTTCCCAAGTTCAGTCTGATCTATACAAAGTTAGGTGGCTTCAAAGTTGCCCACAAGATGCCTTTTAGGTTTCTCTGTGTTGTATGTATTAAAATCCTTTAACTTTCAGTGGAACTCGGGGGCATTTCCGGTGCACTGATATTGAATGGGTTAAAACAAACTTCCGTTAAGCTTGTGGTATGGGAGGCACTAACACGGGCAAGTTACTTTTCTATTAAATGCCAAGTAGCTGTAAGCTTTATTTTCAAAGTAATATTGCCCTAAATTCTGAGCCCTTATTGTAACGGGAACATGCAAACATTCAGTGCCCCTACCCATGTGTAATGGAGATAAGGTGCTCAACACTTGCAGTACTGACATTTCCAATCAAACTTCAgagattaaagctgcagaccaagcaatatcctacatgcgtgttgttttttttttaataataaatcagttctgtactatgtactatgagaaaaacaactctaaattacatctttaatgtattgtaatgtaagacttttgtttctatagcaaccatttacaaagtcacatccccttcctcttctgaaaaagttccatttatgacaaccctctgtctgtccttcaaccagttttaaatccaggtgcatatgtatttaccaagtccaatttgctttattttgaacACTAACCTTGTGTGCGAaatcgtatcaaaagcctttgcaaaatctacgtagaccacatcaactgcattaccctggtctaaattcctacttacctcctttACAGttttaaattcctacttacttccTTTACAGCAAAGTCATTATCTAAgctaggggtgtgcaaactgggggggcgcaataATTTTCTATTGGGGTGGGGGCGGTTACacaggccccacactcttccccatagcatttaaattaaatgccgggtgaggcctctgtaactcccttacctgctctctgcaggCTCTTCAGCAACGCAGCATGGGGTTGTGTGACGCGTCAAATGACGGAACGGGTTGCGTGACATCACTCCCATGGGTTCTAGGAGAGAGGGGCGTGAGCGCTGGGGCTGCAAGGCAGAGGTGCGCAGCACAGGAACTTTGCGCACCCTTGATCTAAGCAGCCGATCAGTCCGGGGCACACAAAATGGCCGGCTAATTCAAACGAGGAAGTGCAGTGGCTTCCTTAacagttgctatagcaacccaatgATGCTTAATACCGTAAACATCGTTAAAAAAGCATTGAGTGGTAAGTATTGTATCTAATGCTACTCGACTGATTTTATTAAAATGCTTTAAATCGATGGTTTAATGTCCAACATTTGACTGCAGTTTAAACACGGGGATGACTTATTCTAGAACAGGCTTGTGTAACCTTTAGAACACAGATCAATGATCGCAGAGGATCACAAAAGACCCCCAGTAATTGCACTCTAAATAGGTGACACTAACAATAGtgtaagggtaaaaggggacgatagacagcactctgatagtgttaaatatatgcaattgcagggtgcacggaacaaaaggggacccttattcccctgtatagtactaacaaatctacgtaagtaccagcactcactgtctaatagctaaatgatgaaaacagttataatgcagaataaacctttaataataaaatttgatttatttctggttcattttattattaaatgtttattctgcattacaactgttttcatcatttagctattagacagtgagtgctggtacttacgtagatttgttaacaATAGTGTAAGCTCAATGAAAGCCAAAAATAGGCTAACCCCTCAATGTGGTAAACTGCTAAGGTCACACTAAAGTAcacgaaaataataaagttttattaaaccaATAATTAATTAAAACCCGACGAAAaaccataaaaatgcataaataaaATCGCCATGCATTGGATGAAGGCAAGCAAGGTGAGTAGTGTGTTATAATGCTTAAATAGCACAAACAACAACAATAATGCTGTAATCAGGTATACAATCCCATATAAGCTGTGCACAAGGTTGTCCAAACAAAAGAACATCATGCTGAGCCTTCGGCAGCAAGGCAATGCTTATGGCCACCAGCAGGATCAAAGCAGGTCATACAGTAGGGTAAGTATACAACCTGAAAGCATACAGTGTACGTATGCATGTGAACAGCTGCAGCCCAGGAGAGTAACCGGAGCAGACCTTGCCTCCAAACAGCACAACGTGATCGTCAACGTGCTGACGTCACGCTACCCCGAtgtacgtttcgcgcgtcacagcgcgctttctcaagggggagtaGTAAAATGGAATGGTCAGTGTGGCCTAATATACCCTCCCCAATCAAGGAGGAACGGACTGATTGCGCATCATAGTAGTATAGAGCAATAGCGAAGTAGGGATGTGTGTTAACCCTTAAGTAACATCGCAACATAAAAACTGGGGAatcgaggagggggggagcgggtaaACAGGAAAACCAAATAAGTAATTGAAATGGCATGTTCTAAATGTATCCCACATAGAAGATTCCTAATAGGGATAGTAATTGTGCAGAATAATAATATCCACAATAAAGCACACACAGGGGCTGACAGGCACAAAGAGCGACCAAACCGAGGAGACGCAAAATGAATATGGGGTAGTATAAAAGTGTAGGAGTGAACTATTCTGACGGATCCGCCTATAGAGTCTAAACGGAACCTACTAAGCTGATGGTAAATAGCAAGGCCCTATATACCGggatccctctacccccaatcagagaaaggaagaaaaaaatgaaacctTCATTAAGTCCATGAGGTGTAAGTGTGTTTAACGTATGAATCCACTTACATTCGCATAGTCGCTGTTTAGTATCCCAGTTGCCCTTGCGTGGGCCCCAGGGTATATGCGCAATGCCCATAAAGCGTAAATTCGAAGTGTCTCCCTGATGTATGTCATTTATGTGCCTGGCAACCGGCGTGTCAAGTCCATTCCGAACCAAACCTAGATGTTCCAGGATGCGTACCTTGAAGGCTCTGTGGGTTTCCCCAACATATTGTTTTCCCCAAGAACATTGAATCAAATACACTTCCCCTGTAGCAAGACAGTTAATAAAATCTTTGGTAGTGTAGATAGTTTGTGATTTATCGCTCTCCCATCAACATCCCGTGTACCTGCAGGCCAATCTTTTTTTAGGTCTTGGCCCAGATTACATCTCCCAGGACAAAGACCAGACGGGGGTCAGGCAATAAATCTGAGACAGGGCAATATGGGGGTACTAAGATCAGGGGACAAGGAGACCCTACAGACGCGGATGACGCCACCGACGCAGGTGATCTCTACCAAGCCTCTGTCGGGAACACCTTAGTGTCTTATCTAGAGGGCTGACATTTTGCCCTACAAACAATATTGACATTTTTGAGAGTATCAAAGATCTCATTCTTTTCGCATGCAAACTATCTTTTCATGTCTTCTTTAAACGGAGACAGAGATTACAGAGTATTAATACCCCAGCCGAAAACTTTGACTCTAGAGATTTTGCATTCCTGGAAGTTCTGCAGGATTTAGAACAGGAGAATACTAGAACTCCTGGTGAAGGTCCTTTCACACATTTACGTAACAAATACACAGTCGCTACAGACATGTACCAATGTTGACGTTTTTACTCAGCTAGTGACTCAAGATCTTATCCATATGACACATAACCCTAAGACCTATAATTTGAGCTTTAATGAAACCAAGCTCTTAAGGACCTTGAAAATGACGATACCATTACTATAAAACCATCGGATAAAGGGGGTAACGTGGTTCTGGATACTGAGTCATATGTTGATGAATGCCTTCGTCTCCTATCTGATAAACACTGCTACAAAATATTCTCAAGACCCGACTGATACTTTTTTGACCGAACTATCCTTGATCCTTCAGAGTGGCATTGACAAAAGGATGATTATGAAAAATGAGTCTGATTTTATTCTCATCAAACATCCTCCTGTGGCCACATTCTATCATCTTCCATAGGTCCACAAAGGCATTAGCCCTCCACCAGGCAGACCAATAGTGTCTGGCGTCGGAAACCTTGCATTCAACGCTAGTATCTATCTAGACACTTTTTACGCCCTTTTGTAGACGCCCTCCCTTCGCACCTCAAAGATACGAAGGCTGCCCTTTTGTGATTGGAAGGAATTACCGTGGACAGTAATACCTTGTTGGTGGGTATAGATGTGGAAAGTTTGTATACAAGCATACCCCATACCTTTGGCTTACAAGCGGTTAAATATTTTCTTCGGGCCAGGGATACGAACTCACAAGCACACAACGAGTTTGTGTTACAATTGCTTAACTTTGTCCTTACTAAAAATGTCTTTCTGTTTAACAAGATATACCATCAAATTCAGGGAACAGCCATGGGCACCACGTGTGCTCCCACTTATGCCAACctctatctgggctggtgggaggaaaccgtgGTGTTCATGGATGACCATTCCATCTATACAGACCATATAGATCTCTGGTCTCGGTATATTGATGATTTGCTCCTTCTTTGGAATGGCACAGAGAAACTTTTGACAGTTTATTAACAAACTTAATACTAACGGACATAACCTGAAATTGACGTATGACGTACAAAAATAGTGCATCAATTTCCTTTATTGCGATCACGAAACAGGAGGGTGGCAAGTTAGAAACGACAATTTACCGTAAACCCACCGCCACAGATAGTCTTCTGAAGGCGGACAGTCGCCACCCTAGACAATTGATACATAATATTCCTACAGGTCAATTTGTCAGTTTAAAGAGAAATTGCTCTAGTATGACAGAATTTAAGACCCAGGCCAAAGATCTTACCAAACGCTTTATGGAAAGGGGATACACAAAATCAGTCATCAAGAAAGCATACCACAGGTCACTAAACACTCCAAGGCCAACCTTGATTATTGAACATCCTAGATTTGACGATGAAAAGGTACATACTATACGCTTTATCGCCAGTGGCAATCCGTCCGCCAGATCttaaataaacactggcatatcttACTCCAAGACGACGATTTGTCAAAAATACTACAGACCACACCGAAAATGGTTAGCCGTAGAGCACGTAATCTTCGTGACCGTCTAGTAAGGAGTCATTTCCAGACAAAACCCACACGTACATGGCTAGGTAACAAACCTTGCGGTACATACACCTGTGGACGTTGTAAGGCCTGTCCTTCAATTAAAGTCAGTAAAACGTTCACCGACCCCCAAATCACAAACTATCTACACTACCAAAGATTTTATTAACTGTCTTGCTACAGGGGAAGTGTATTTGATTCAATGTTCTTGTGGAAAACAATATGTTGGGGAAACCCACAGAGCCTTCAAGGTACGCATCCTGGAACATCTAGGTTTGGTTCGGAATGGACTTGACACGCCGGTTGCCAGGCACATAAATGACATACATCAGGGAGACACTTCGAATTTACGCTTCATGGGCATTGCGCATATACCCTGGGGCCCACGCAAGGGCAACTGGGATACTAAACAGCGACAGTGCGAATGTAGGTGGATTCATACGTTAAACACTTACACCTCATGGACTTAATGAaggtttcatttttttcttcctttctctgattgggggtagagggatccCGGTATATAGGGCCTTGCTATTTACCATCAGCTTAGTAGGTTCCGTTTAGACTCTATAGGCGGATCCGTCAGAATAGTTCACTCCTACACTTTTATACTACCCCATATTCATTTTGCGTCTCCTCGGTTTGGTCGCTCTTTGTGCCTGTCAGCCCCTGTGTGTGCTTTATTGTGGATATTATTATTCTGCACAATTACTATCCATATTAGGAATCTTCTATGTGGGGTACATTTAGAACATGCCATTTCAATTACTTATTTGGTTTTCCtgtttaccccctccccccctttgtcGATTCCCCAGTTTATATGTTGCGATGTTACTTAAGGGTTAACACATATCCCTACTTCGCTATTGCTCTATACTACTATGATGCGCAATCAGTCTGCTCCTCCTTGATTGGGGAGGGTATATTAGGCCACACTGACTATTCCGTTTTACtactcccccttgagaaagcgcgctgtgacgcgcgaaacgtacaTCGGGGTAGCGTGACGTCAGCACGTTGACGATCACGTTGTGCTGTTTGGAGGCAAGGTCTGCTCCGGTTACTCTCCTGGGCTGCAGCTGTTCACATGCATACGTACACTGTATGCTTTCAGGTTGTATACTTGCCCTACTGTATGACCTGCTTTGATCCTGCTGGTGGCCATAAGCATTGCCTTGCTGCCGAAGGCTCAGCATGTTGTTCTTTTGTTTGCACAGCCTTGTGCACAGCTTATATGGGATTGTATACCTGATTACAGCATTATTGTTGTTGTTTGTGCTATTTAAGCATTATAACTACTCACCTTGCTTGCCTTCATCCAACGCATGTGGATtttatttatgcatttttatggttTTTCGTCGGGTTTTAATTAATTATtggtttaataaaactttattattttcgtgTACTTTAGTGTGACCTTAGCAGTTTACCCCATTGAGGGGTTAGGCTATTTTTGGCTTTCATTGAGCTGACACTATTATTGCCTTTTGTGATCCTCTGCGATCATTGATCTGTGTTCTATGCTATTTTTTCCCCCATGCACCAGGTAGCTCGCTTTGTCGTTTGTTTGGCGAGCGACGTGTTAATGTGTGCTTTATTGTGTAACCTTTCCAAGACTCGTGTCCTTATCGGAAACACAAACAATATGGGTCTGGTTATAGCTACGGTACCTTGCAGCAGACCAGAAAGGAACCTTTTGTAAAGAATTCAAGTCTAAATGGCATCCTGAACATGAACTAATAGCAAAGATTTTGctcctttccttttttggaaAGGACTTAAAACCTGAATGGCCACTGAATAGGAGAATGTTTGGCTTAGGTGGGCTCTTTACCCTTAGCCCACCAATAAAGGGAGGGGAGATTTTGTCGGTGCAAACTCTTCTTAAACATACAGGCCTCGGCCAGAGGAAATCGCACCCCTCAAGTCTCAGTGTTTTCACACTAACTTAGAAAAACTGGGGTAcgcttgtttttttaatttttttaaatcaaaaacgATCACTCAAATGTACCTCTAAATGTGGGTGACTTTAGTGCATCCTGGTAGGTGGTGCCCATTTGCGGTTTTCCTTCATACCGTGAtaaatgtctccctctctcactcagctGCGTTAGCTGCACGCTGCTATTCCCACGCCAAACACGAGTCCGACGAGGAATTTGATGCTCGCTGGGTGACGTACTTCAACAAGCCAGACATCGATGCATGGGAGCTAAGGAAAGGTGAGACCATCCAAAAATCCTTAAGGCCAAATTACataattaaaatttatttttacacTGCTGCCTTGGAGTGAATCCGACCGTAACCCTGATATTCTCATATTGTACAAATCCGTCCTGCTATGGTGCCAACTACCACCTCATCTGGTGCACACAGTCGCTCACAGTGACAGATTTCCATTAATTATTTGGATAACGCCTGCGCGTGGGCTTCAGCACCAGCAAACCCACTCACATTGCTCCAATATAGCCTGTTACAGGCCGTACTGTACCCCGAGACAGTAACCTAACCCAATTCACTTTTATTTACCGCCAAGTGGGGAGCGAAACAGCATAAGGGTATCACGGGCTGAGCTGATGGGTCCATAAACACACCGCTAGTTAAGGCAGACAAGCTCTAGTTTTATCCCCACAAGTAAGCTGGCACTAGGTTTGGGCGGGTACCTGTGCTAAGGTCCTGGCACTAGGTTTGGGCGGGTACCTGTGCTGAGGTCCTGGCACTAGGTTTGGGCGGGTACCTGTGCTGAGGTCTTGACACTAGGTTTGGGTGGGTACCTGTGCTGAGGGGAGGTCCTGGCACTAGGTTTGGGCGGGTACCTATGCTGAGGTCCTGGCACTAGGTTTGGGCGGGTACCTGTGCTGAGGTCCTGGCACTAGGTTTGGGCGGGTACCTGTGCTGAGGTCCTGGCACTGGGTTTGGGCGGGTACCTGTGCTGAGGTCCTGGCACTGGGTTTGGGCGGGTACCTGTGCTGAGGTCCTGGCACTGGGTTTGGGCAGGTACCTGTGCTGAGGGGAGGTCCTGGCACTAGGTTTGGGCTGGTACCTGTGCTGAGGGGAGGTCCTGGCACTGGGTTTGGGCGGGTACCTGTGCTGAGGGGAGGTCCTGGCACTGGGTTTGGACGGGTACCTGTGCTGAGGGACCCTGGCTGGGTAACATGCATTTACCAGTTCTGTTTTTCTCCTTGCAGGTATGAACACTCTTATCGGTTACGATCTGGTGCCAGAACCAAAAATTGTTGATGCCGCCTTGCGGGCATGCAGACGGTTAAACGACTTGGCGAGCGCCATCCGCATTCTTGAAGCAGTCAAGGTGAGTACAGACTCGCACTCCCGCCGCTTCTGTGTTGAGGTTATCGTTTCTTACCTAAGCACTCATCTCTCCAACCGTTCCTGTTAACCTAAAGCATAGTGTCTGGTTCGGTTTTATACCAGGATATACAAACGCGGGACAGAGCGATAACTGAACCCAGAAGTGCATTGGTGCCCCCTGCTTATTTTTGTGTTCTGAGTTGATACCTATCAGGGAAGAGACATTCATGTTCGTTATAGATGGAATTGGAGCTTTCCAAACCTTGTAGGTCTCTTCTTCAACTGTTCTGTGAGGATGTTGGGCTGTCCCATCACAAGCTAACAGTCTGTTTTGTTCCCAGGATAAGGCTGGACCTCACAAGGATATCTACCCCTACGTTATTCAGGAGCTTAGACCAACTTTAGACGAGCTTGGTATCTCGACTCCGGAAGAACTGGGTTTGGATAAAGCATGAGCATTACAGGTAAGCCCATCGGCGTGCATCGTGGGTAAAGCCGAAGATCAACCGCTTCCAAATATACGCCGGGTTTTTACCGGACTTACGCAGCCAATCCGGAGATCGCTAAAGCCGGAGCCAATAATTTCCCTCCGCTAGTGAGCCAGCAAAACCTCACTCTCTCACGGCATGTCACTTCCTCCAAAGTTTCACTTTCCCACCATATTGGCTGAGAATGAGGGACCGATCAGAGCCAGGGATGTCCTGTTTCTTGCTCCCTAAGTACATACATTTCCTCTTTGGGGTTTCCCTTGCTCCGTGCGAGTAATCCCTCCTTTATTATACCCTCATCCTTGCCAAATGGCTGCATGTCTGGTAACCTCTTTGCAAAGCTCATTGCGCTTCAATTCATTGCAGGCTTttttggcagcaaaggggttaagcagCGTCTGCTAACAGCAGTCCCTACCCGGCTGTTACTGCGGGAGAATTACAGAGCGAGAGCTATATCCATCTCTCATCTAGATATCTGTCTAGATATCGCCTGTCGTGCATCATTCAAAACACAAGTGTTGGGCATTTTGCCATTAAACACCAGTGGTGGCCctctccagtactcaagggccaccaacaggtcaggttttcaggatatccctgctccatcacggggtgcagttgaagactgagtcactgattgagccacctgtgctgaagctggaatatccggAGAACCTGACTTGTTTtgggtggtccttgaggactggatttaagAACCCCCTGAACTAGACTGCAAAGCGTGTAGATGGCTCTAATCTTATTCTTGTGCGTGATAAATAACATCAGCGTGATTAAaacagcaatttttttttattacatgtttgttgcagggggtctccggagctgaccccctgctttcagagatacttacctccgtaggtgctgcgggtactgatgcagcggccgttattcgaacgcgCCTGGAATCAAATTTCtaatccggacaaaacgataatcaAACCGCGTGTTTAAGTCAGCACGATTAAATCAAATTGCGCGCCATCGAATGGGTATTCCTATCTACATACCGCGTTAATCGTTCGAATAGCGCCCCCTGCACCAGTATCTCTggggagtttaaatgtcccagccacgtgggccaataggaagctgcacctattggcccgcgggacatttaaatgctgcCATTTAGTTGGACACACAGTTCCCTCgctgcagagatactggcaccgctaagaaggtaagtatttttggaagcagggggctcccggagctgacattaacagttctgctccggagaccccctgctttaatcctttattaaaaaaacaatccaTGAAACCTATATTACTGCTTTAAACACTATTAACGTTTTATATTTATAATGCGAAGATCAGACTATAGGGAATACAACTTGCGATCAGCAATTCTAAGGGAACTGCACTGTCCAAGGGATACACAACATTGAAGATAATTCAAGTGTATATACAAAAGTGAGCTGTAATTATTGCTGAATAAATGAACGATAATGCAAATAATTGCAGCACAGGGACCCTGTAAAGAACAGTTCGTCATTCCAAGTGTGAAAATGTCTTCGAGTGTCGGAGCGCAAATCCTGTGACCGGAAAAAGGGGCAGAGAGGACCCACAAATATTGTGTAATAAGTTCCCAAACTTGGGAGTGTGAATTTGTGAGAACCTAATGCACTCCCATTTCCCAAGTGGGATAACCGCATTCCTCACCTGTGACACCACTGATCCAGGTGTGTCTCTTTGGAAGCGCTCCAACAGCCTGGATTCGTggctacacacaccacacccagtcactcctacgtacgtaccattgtggccaagcactgccatctactgcacttattccctcacctgccacCTGTGTCTCCAATcatagcacttagattg is drawn from Ascaphus truei isolate aAscTru1 chromosome 18, aAscTru1.hap1, whole genome shotgun sequence and contains these coding sequences:
- the COX5A gene encoding cytochrome c oxidase subunit 5A, mitochondrial isoform X1 — protein: MMLNTVNIVKKALSAALAARCYSHAKHESDEEFDARWVTYFNKPDIDAWELRKGMNTLIGYDLVPEPKIVDAALRACRRLNDLASAIRILEAVKDKAGPHKDIYPYVIQELRPTLDELGISTPEELGLDKA
- the COX5A gene encoding cytochrome c oxidase subunit 5A, mitochondrial isoform X2, whose translation is MLGAALLRRCASSGLRSLTRCRSPLQPSVTASCSPAALAARCYSHAKHESDEEFDARWVTYFNKPDIDAWELRKGMNTLIGYDLVPEPKIVDAALRACRRLNDLASAIRILEAVKDKAGPHKDIYPYVIQELRPTLDELGISTPEELGLDKA